The Acidianus infernus genome window below encodes:
- a CDS encoding DUF3501 family protein translates to MVSITIKDVLPWREYEKIRMNEIRKISEIKKSRRVELGDRLSLLFENKDTVLHQIQEMIYLDRLEKENDIEEVIRIYSSLLPGNGKIKATLYIYAYSMNDLINVYKTLNKVYNSVFLKIGSKLIQGEPEAGREQGESFSTVQYLTFDLQGERSTNMEIHVLHENYKVTAKIPEELAKKLLKEAYDES, encoded by the coding sequence TTGGTTAGCATTACGATTAAAGACGTGTTACCATGGAGAGAATACGAGAAAATTAGAATGAATGAGATAAGGAAAATATCTGAAATAAAAAAGAGTAGAAGAGTAGAACTAGGAGATAGATTATCATTACTCTTTGAAAATAAGGATACTGTACTACATCAAATTCAGGAAATGATTTATCTTGATAGGTTGGAAAAAGAAAATGATATAGAGGAAGTAATAAGAATTTATTCTAGTTTACTTCCCGGAAATGGAAAAATAAAAGCTACTCTTTACATTTATGCATATTCTATGAATGACTTAATTAATGTCTATAAAACTTTAAATAAAGTATATAATTCTGTTTTTCTGAAAATAGGATCTAAACTTATTCAAGGAGAACCAGAGGCAGGAAGAGAACAAGGCGAATCTTTCAGCACTGTGCAATATTTAACATTTGATCTTCAAGGAGAGAGATCTACAAATATGGAAATCCACGTTCTTCACGAGAATTATAAGGTTACTGCTAAAATTCCGGAGGAGTTAGCTAAGAAGCTTCTCAAAGAAGCATACGACGAATCCTAA
- a CDS encoding heterodisulfide reductase-related iron-sulfur binding cluster has protein sequence MYSLDPEDTSFFDSSKLKSEFVRQASVCHGCRLCFNYCFVFPKLFSITDKKGPKELTLEDLFSIVPDCFHCKMCYNNCPYTPPHEFNMDFAHLMDWAWLYYKQKTGLSLRDYLFEAVNVPFKKIVSKIYPYTKGFLGIKEDAPMPQMSDKGFKPRVGKIENPVAKVILFHTCLIENFYPDLGQDVIEVYNKLGIEVKLANFLCCGAPMLDVGDAKMLKKVAEFNSSILENFIKQGYDVVSPIPTCSLMIEEYKNVINKEIKVYDAMEYLLKLNREGKIKLPRSFNKTVLYHTPCHLKYLKIGLPGVAIMRSLGAKVEIADKGCSGIDGGWGLRNYDKAKIIGKKMMEVFSQSKAEVFVTECPLAGLQIFKASGKRPLHPIQVLKEALSIG, from the coding sequence ATGTATTCATTAGATCCTGAAGATACTTCATTTTTTGATTCTTCCAAACTTAAGTCGGAATTTGTAAGGCAAGCTTCCGTATGTCATGGATGTAGATTATGCTTTAATTATTGTTTCGTTTTCCCTAAGCTGTTTTCTATTACAGATAAGAAAGGCCCGAAAGAGTTGACCTTAGAGGATTTATTCTCCATAGTACCGGACTGTTTTCACTGTAAGATGTGCTATAATAATTGTCCTTACACACCTCCTCACGAATTCAACATGGACTTTGCTCATTTAATGGATTGGGCTTGGTTATATTATAAGCAAAAGACTGGATTATCATTAAGAGACTATTTATTTGAGGCTGTAAATGTTCCGTTTAAGAAAATTGTAAGTAAAATTTATCCATATACTAAAGGATTTCTAGGAATAAAAGAAGACGCTCCAATGCCACAGATGTCAGATAAGGGCTTTAAACCTAGGGTTGGGAAGATAGAGAATCCGGTAGCTAAAGTTATACTTTTCCACACTTGTCTAATTGAGAATTTTTATCCAGATTTAGGTCAAGACGTTATAGAAGTTTACAATAAGTTAGGAATTGAAGTAAAGCTAGCTAACTTCCTTTGTTGCGGTGCTCCGATGCTGGACGTTGGTGACGCTAAGATGCTAAAGAAAGTAGCAGAGTTTAATTCATCTATACTTGAGAATTTTATTAAGCAAGGTTATGACGTAGTTTCTCCAATACCTACATGTTCATTGATGATTGAGGAATATAAGAACGTAATAAATAAGGAGATTAAGGTCTACGATGCTATGGAATACCTTTTAAAATTAAATAGGGAAGGAAAAATTAAACTTCCAAGAAGTTTTAATAAAACAGTGCTTTATCATACCCCTTGCCATCTTAAGTACTTGAAAATTGGCTTACCGGGAGTAGCAATTATGAGATCTTTGGGAGCTAAAGTGGAAATAGCTGATAAAGGATGTTCTGGAATTGATGGAGGCTGGGGGTTAAGGAATTATGATAAAGCTAAGATTATAGGGAAAAAGATGATGGAGGTTTTTTCTCAAAGCAAGGCAGAAGTTTTTGTCACTGAGTGTCCATTAGCAGGTTTGCAAATCTTCAAGGCTTCTGGCAAAAGGCCCCTTCATCCTATTCAAGTTTTAAAGGAGGCGTTAAGTATTGGTTAG
- a CDS encoding rubrerythrin family protein: MNLKGTKTAENLKTGFIGESMANRRYLYFAKKADEEGYPDIAAVFRSIAEGETAHAFGHLDFIRQGGLTDPATDKPIKTLEDMIQSAIAGETYEFTQMYPGFAKQAREEGFEEIAEWFETLARAEKSHAERYKQLLALLQGKQ; the protein is encoded by the coding sequence ATGAACTTAAAAGGAACTAAAACTGCCGAAAATTTAAAGACAGGCTTTATAGGTGAATCAATGGCAAATAGACGTTACTTATATTTTGCAAAGAAGGCTGATGAAGAAGGATATCCAGATATTGCTGCAGTTTTTAGGAGTATAGCTGAAGGAGAAACTGCTCACGCTTTTGGACATTTAGATTTCATAAGACAAGGAGGCTTAACTGATCCTGCAACCGATAAGCCGATAAAGACTCTTGAAGATATGATACAATCTGCCATAGCTGGAGAAACTTACGAATTTACTCAAATGTATCCTGGTTTTGCAAAACAAGCAAGGGAAGAAGGTTTTGAAGAAATTGCAGAATGGTTTGAAACTTTAGCCAGAGCAGAGAAAAGTCATGCTGAAAGATATAAGCAACTATTAGCTCTACTACAAGGTAAGCAGTAA
- the zfx1 gene encoding zinc-containing ferredoxin Zfx1 — MGIDPNYRTSRQVVGEHQGHKVYGPVDPPKVLGIHGTIVGVDFDLCIADGSCITACPVNVFQWYDTPGHPASEKKADPINEQACIFCMACVNVCPVAAIDVKPP, encoded by the coding sequence TTGGGAATAGATCCGAACTATCGTACGTCCAGACAAGTAGTAGGTGAACATCAAGGCCACAAGGTTTATGGTCCAGTAGATCCACCTAAAGTTTTAGGAATACATGGAACAATAGTTGGAGTAGACTTCGACTTATGCATTGCCGACGGCTCTTGTATAACTGCTTGCCCAGTAAACGTATTCCAATGGTATGACACTCCAGGACATCCTGCATCAGAAAAGAAGGCTGATCCAATAAACGAACAAGCTTGCATATTCTGTATGGCCTGCGTAAACGTTTGTCCAGTTGCTGCAATAGACGTTAAACCACCGTAA
- a CDS encoding APC family permease: protein MSANVPRLKKGVVGTLEAIAQEIAAMAPACDTVAFITSAAAFAFVLTPLAFLLAMITMFIEVNTLYHLSKRHASAGGYYGYVATAFGSFPAIITGLMYPVYQIASTAAIPVYVAGIVLPGVLHYFWGITLPGWVWIAFITFFILFPIFLAMIGIRPQMKYIRYAALTEVAFLAITSLIIILKAPDNTINVFNPFAWNSVYGSHWNTMGGPLTGLGLGMIFGLTSFIGYGGSAPLGEEAKSSRAITKALMLGVFVVGVVLTEVAYALTVGWGINNMVSFACCGIPGIVVYTEYLGIAGGLLLALFAFNSAFSDSVAMQSNAGRVYFAMGRDGILPKFFSYVHPKWVTPTKSLLFVGISASILALASGFIVGYFAGTSPSQLIYCPATSKPVFCALSETFDYLTTIALVGFMVAHFINNTAVMVLFARLKERHYGINRIIHPFLHYILPAIATIIFAFVLYKSIWPPEFPVTQAVITGASVLIFSIIYTAWIRVKRPETYRIAGKTVNIVEEERREQAKV from the coding sequence ATGAGCGCAAATGTTCCTAGGCTTAAAAAAGGAGTAGTCGGAACTTTAGAGGCGATAGCTCAAGAGATAGCTGCAATGGCACCTGCCTGTGACACGGTAGCTTTCATTACTTCCGCAGCAGCTTTCGCTTTCGTTCTAACACCTCTAGCTTTTCTATTAGCAATGATTACTATGTTCATTGAAGTTAACACTCTTTATCATCTTTCCAAGAGGCATGCAAGTGCTGGAGGCTATTACGGTTACGTTGCTACAGCTTTTGGTTCATTTCCAGCAATAATAACGGGATTAATGTATCCAGTTTATCAAATAGCTAGCACTGCAGCAATACCAGTTTATGTAGCAGGAATTGTATTGCCTGGCGTATTACATTATTTCTGGGGTATAACTTTACCAGGATGGGTATGGATAGCTTTCATAACTTTCTTCATTCTCTTCCCAATATTCCTAGCTATGATAGGAATTAGACCGCAAATGAAATACATTAGATATGCAGCATTAACTGAGGTAGCCTTCCTTGCAATAACCTCGCTAATAATAATATTGAAGGCTCCAGACAATACAATAAACGTGTTTAATCCATTTGCCTGGAATTCAGTATATGGTTCTCACTGGAATACAATGGGAGGACCTCTGACAGGTTTAGGATTAGGAATGATATTCGGTTTAACAAGCTTTATCGGCTATGGAGGCTCAGCTCCATTAGGAGAAGAGGCAAAAAGCAGCAGAGCAATAACTAAGGCATTAATGCTAGGAGTATTCGTAGTAGGTGTCGTTTTAACTGAAGTCGCTTACGCTTTGACAGTAGGATGGGGAATTAATAATATGGTTTCATTTGCTTGCTGCGGAATTCCAGGAATAGTAGTTTATACGGAATATCTAGGTATCGCTGGGGGTCTTTTATTAGCATTATTTGCATTTAATTCAGCATTCTCAGACAGCGTAGCTATGCAGTCAAATGCTGGAAGAGTGTACTTTGCTATGGGCAGAGATGGCATATTACCAAAGTTCTTCTCATATGTACATCCTAAGTGGGTTACTCCGACTAAGTCTTTGCTCTTTGTAGGAATTTCCGCTAGTATATTAGCCTTAGCATCAGGGTTTATAGTAGGGTACTTCGCTGGAACTTCTCCATCACAGCTTATATATTGCCCGGCTACATCTAAGCCAGTATTCTGTGCACTTAGTGAAACGTTCGATTATCTAACAACTATAGCACTTGTAGGGTTTATGGTAGCTCACTTCATAAATAACACTGCAGTTATGGTGTTATTTGCAAGGCTAAAAGAAAGACATTATGGAATAAATAGAATAATTCACCCATTCTTGCATTACATTTTACCAGCAATAGCAACAATAATCTTTGCTTTCGTACTTTACAAGTCAATATGGCCACCAGAATTCCCAGTAACTCAAGCAGTTATAACGGGAGCTTCCGTGCTAATATTCTCTATAATATACACGGCCTGGATAAGAGTAAAAAGACCAGAGACTTATAGAATAGCTGGAAAGACTGTAAATATTGTTGAAGAAGAAAGGAGAGAACAAGCTAAAGTATAA
- a CDS encoding Ldh family oxidoreductase — protein sequence MKIPINELKEIIIHILDKRGVEDSSVIAEHFIEAELRGHSSHGVQRVIPLVKGIELGTIERKLNYKILKSTSSSLLIDARRSIGIVLWNKIINELEFKEPISIVAVRNASHIGFLGYYTRKLAEKGYSAIMFGNAEPAVVFPGKAEKLLSTTPLSISIPSNPPVVLDMALSLTARGKIIEAQRKGEKIPYGVAVNERGEITTDPTEALKGGLLPLGGVKGFYLMLTLELLTSFLTGSAVGPEVKGVLNTENPPNKGEVLIVINPKFTEEENHGIELMRKILGSLPGDRGDKLLKSSGNEINIDEKLFNTLNEMAKKNPYF from the coding sequence ATGAAAATTCCCATAAATGAGTTAAAGGAAATCATTATTCATATACTAGATAAGCGAGGAGTTGAAGACTCGAGTGTAATAGCTGAACATTTTATAGAGGCTGAATTAAGGGGGCATTCTTCTCACGGTGTACAAAGAGTAATTCCTCTAGTTAAAGGTATAGAATTAGGAACTATAGAAAGGAAGTTAAATTACAAAATATTGAAATCTACTTCTTCTTCTCTACTGATAGATGCTAGAAGGAGTATTGGGATTGTGCTGTGGAATAAAATAATTAACGAACTGGAGTTTAAAGAACCTATAAGTATCGTGGCCGTAAGGAATGCTTCTCACATAGGTTTCCTTGGTTATTATACTAGAAAATTAGCTGAAAAAGGTTATTCAGCAATAATGTTTGGAAACGCAGAGCCAGCGGTAGTTTTTCCTGGGAAAGCTGAAAAGCTACTTTCAACAACTCCTTTAAGTATATCAATTCCTTCTAACCCACCAGTTGTCTTAGACATGGCCTTATCCCTAACTGCAAGAGGTAAAATAATAGAGGCACAAAGAAAAGGAGAAAAAATTCCTTATGGAGTCGCAGTAAATGAGAGAGGAGAAATAACAACTGACCCTACAGAGGCTTTAAAAGGAGGTTTACTACCTTTAGGTGGAGTAAAAGGATTCTATTTAATGTTAACGCTAGAACTCCTTACCTCATTCTTAACAGGAAGTGCTGTAGGTCCTGAGGTTAAAGGAGTATTAAATACTGAAAATCCTCCAAATAAGGGCGAAGTACTAATAGTTATTAACCCTAAATTTACTGAGGAGGAAAATCACGGAATAGAATTGATGAGAAAAATTCTGGGTTCATTGCCCGGCGATAGAGGTGATAAATTATTAAAAAGTAGCGGAAATGAAATTAACATTGATGAAAAATTATTTAATACTCTTAATGAAATGGCTAAGAAGAATCCTTATTTTTAA
- a CDS encoding MFS transporter, which translates to MPKNEFIYLATVIFTLTFAIRASNNMLITTIPLISAYIFHFSSVLIGVLSSILSISSFISSFFVNSRLDNLRRRELFLISSATYAVVFPLFFVANCILVFILSFIAGFSLGILFPNIITLSGSLDDRKMSERMLALYTTALSLSLIISPGLESLILQRFSLREAFLFFSFLAFLVLFISLKVRYPESHERREISAKAREILFSPRFLAPFFNNLMYDIPFAFIEVFGGIYAIEYFNASYSMATFLFTLYFLTSFIGRVLFTLRAPRNVFRIILLNVALSVIGLFLAFISFNVILYIISLLILGIPHGLTYPSSLVIIRRNFKDEERSAANSYFTGILMGLGGIVPIIMGGIVSLIGIRLSFLVLTIVVLVFFSLFFIKQREIKNKDSS; encoded by the coding sequence ATGCCCAAAAATGAATTTATATACCTAGCTACAGTGATTTTTACTCTAACTTTTGCTATTAGGGCCTCAAACAATATGTTAATTACAACTATTCCGCTAATTTCCGCTTATATCTTTCATTTCTCCTCAGTTTTAATTGGAGTACTTTCATCAATTCTTTCAATATCATCTTTTATTTCAAGCTTTTTTGTTAACTCAAGGTTAGATAACTTAAGGAGGAGAGAATTATTTTTAATATCCTCAGCTACTTATGCAGTAGTTTTTCCATTATTTTTCGTTGCTAACTGTATTTTAGTCTTTATCTTATCTTTTATAGCAGGGTTTTCATTGGGAATTCTGTTTCCTAATATTATTACGTTATCAGGATCATTAGACGATAGAAAAATGAGCGAGAGAATGTTAGCATTATATACTACGGCGTTAAGTCTTTCCTTAATAATAAGCCCAGGGCTAGAATCTTTAATACTTCAAAGATTTAGTTTAAGGGAAGCATTTCTATTCTTTTCCTTTTTAGCTTTTCTAGTTTTATTTATTTCATTAAAGGTTAGATACCCAGAATCTCATGAAAGGAGAGAAATAAGTGCTAAGGCTAGAGAAATTTTATTCTCTCCTAGATTCCTCGCTCCGTTCTTTAACAATTTGATGTACGATATTCCTTTTGCATTTATAGAAGTTTTTGGCGGAATATACGCTATAGAATATTTTAATGCCAGCTATTCTATGGCGACGTTTTTGTTTACTCTCTATTTTTTAACATCGTTTATAGGTAGGGTCTTATTCACCTTAAGAGCTCCACGTAACGTATTTAGGATAATACTCTTAAACGTAGCTCTCAGTGTTATAGGACTGTTTCTAGCTTTCATCTCTTTCAACGTTATTCTTTATATTATTTCCCTACTTATTTTAGGCATACCTCACGGTTTGACTTATCCGTCTTCATTGGTAATCATTAGGAGGAACTTTAAAGATGAAGAAAGAAGTGCAGCAAATAGTTACTTTACTGGAATACTCATGGGCTTAGGTGGAATAGTTCCAATAATAATGGGAGGAATTGTAAGCTTAATAGGGATAAGATTATCTTTTCTAGTATTAACTATTGTAGTTCTAGTTTTCTTCTCCTTATTTTTCATTAAACAAAGAGAAATTAAAAATAAGGATTCTTCTTAG
- a CDS encoding MarR family winged helix-turn-helix transcriptional regulator, giving the protein MEDWEIILKGNRKLRELLQKEAEKRGLSYTEVSTLYFLKSGEKNVSSLAEFVGVNKSTMVEILDRLESEGMITRSRDEKDRRVVLVKITQKGFEELENVRQAYKNLINDILSRSEGNIIKFFQIVIEEVSLKEKASNAQK; this is encoded by the coding sequence TTGGAAGATTGGGAAATAATACTCAAGGGGAACAGAAAGCTGAGAGAGCTATTACAAAAGGAAGCTGAAAAGAGAGGGCTTTCCTATACTGAAGTTTCCACTCTGTATTTTTTAAAGAGTGGAGAAAAGAACGTTAGTAGCTTGGCAGAATTTGTAGGAGTGAATAAATCAACAATGGTTGAAATTCTTGATAGATTAGAAAGTGAAGGAATGATAACCAGAAGTAGAGATGAAAAAGATAGGAGAGTTGTTTTAGTTAAAATAACTCAAAAAGGGTTTGAAGAACTTGAGAACGTTAGACAAGCGTATAAGAATTTAATAAATGACATTCTATCAAGATCTGAAGGTAACATTATAAAATTCTTCCAGATAGTCATAGAAGAAGTATCTTTAAAGGAGAAAGCAAGCAATGCCCAAAAATGA
- a CDS encoding MFS transporter: protein MERKKILALTNTSIGIFMAFANYNMIIIALPAIFKGLNFNPTSPDSLGYLIWVILGYMVVTASLVVTFGRISDLKGRARFYTIGFLIFAIASALLASITSTGNLGVLEMIIFRLLQGVGGGLLMVNSTAVLTDYFDRNELGKALGLNQVAGLIGGVAGLIIGGVLSIYNWRYIFVFSAVVGIIGTIWSALTLKDVQKPIRRSIDVVGNTLFALGITILLISVTYGLLPYNNQPLGWGNPWVIAGIVVSIGLISSFVFVERKVKDPMFDLSLFKNKDFSTSNTANMIASLARQGILLMLLVLLQGIWLPLHGVPYCDTPFWAGIYLIPNVLGFAVFGPISGILSDKYGGKILTSIGLTISGIGFLLLTLLPYNFNLYEFFAITFIQGAGMGLFTAPNTADMMASVPINKRGSASGMRAALQNTASAFSVVFYFSILISAMTGSLDSSISSALSSYGIHVNANIPASVVIFSVLLGYDPLSAFSSSLQHSIAVKIDNPQFFVETIAPSFMSSLRLTLYISAGLLFMSALISAFRESGRVGRLGNNTQGEQKAERAITKGS from the coding sequence ATACGAGCATAGGAATTTTCATGGCTTTTGCCAATTATAATATGATAATAATCGCCTTACCTGCTATATTTAAAGGCTTGAACTTTAATCCAACAAGTCCGGACTCTTTAGGATACTTAATTTGGGTTATCTTGGGTTATATGGTTGTTACTGCGTCGCTAGTAGTTACCTTTGGAAGAATTTCTGACTTAAAAGGTAGAGCAAGGTTTTATACAATAGGTTTTCTAATATTCGCAATAGCTTCCGCGCTATTGGCGTCTATTACTTCTACTGGCAATTTAGGAGTACTGGAAATGATAATCTTTAGATTACTGCAGGGAGTAGGAGGTGGATTATTAATGGTAAACAGTACTGCTGTGCTTACTGACTACTTTGATAGGAATGAGCTAGGAAAGGCTTTAGGATTAAATCAAGTTGCAGGATTAATTGGAGGAGTAGCAGGTCTAATAATAGGCGGTGTTTTATCAATTTATAATTGGAGGTACATCTTCGTTTTCAGCGCCGTTGTAGGAATTATAGGAACTATTTGGTCAGCATTAACTCTTAAGGATGTTCAAAAACCTATAAGAAGATCAATAGACGTAGTTGGAAATACATTATTTGCACTAGGTATTACGATTCTTCTAATTTCAGTGACTTACGGACTTTTACCTTATAATAATCAACCTCTAGGCTGGGGCAATCCTTGGGTTATTGCTGGAATAGTGGTTTCAATTGGGCTAATAAGTTCTTTTGTCTTTGTGGAGAGAAAAGTTAAAGATCCTATGTTTGACCTTTCCTTGTTTAAGAATAAAGATTTCTCTACTTCTAATACTGCTAACATGATAGCATCATTGGCTAGACAAGGAATTCTATTAATGCTCCTAGTCTTATTACAAGGTATTTGGTTGCCTTTACATGGAGTGCCTTACTGCGACACTCCGTTTTGGGCTGGAATCTATTTAATACCTAATGTTTTAGGATTTGCAGTGTTTGGTCCAATTAGTGGAATACTCTCAGATAAATATGGAGGAAAAATACTTACAAGCATTGGTTTAACAATTAGCGGTATAGGTTTCCTCTTACTGACATTATTACCTTACAATTTTAACTTATACGAATTCTTTGCAATAACTTTTATTCAAGGTGCAGGGATGGGATTATTTACTGCCCCTAACACTGCAGATATGATGGCTTCAGTACCCATTAATAAAAGAGGTTCTGCATCCGGAATGAGGGCAGCTCTTCAAAATACTGCCTCAGCTTTCAGCGTAGTATTTTACTTTAGCATATTAATTTCAGCAATGACAGGAAGTTTGGATTCCTCAATATCTTCTGCATTATCCTCATATGGAATTCACGTTAACGCAAATATCCCTGCCTCGGTTGTAATATTCTCTGTACTATTAGGTTATGATCCTTTATCAGCATTTTCCTCGTCTCTTCAGCATTCGATAGCAGTAAAGATTGATAATCCCCAATTCTTCGTGGAGACTATTGCCCCTTCGTTTATGAGTTCACTAAGGTTAACACTTTATATTTCCGCCGGATTACTTTTCATGTCAGCATTAATTTCCGCATTTAGAGAGAGTGGTAGAGTTGGAAGATTGGGAAATAATACTCAAGGGGAACAGAAAGCTGAGAGAGCTATTACAAAAGGAAGCTGA